ttctctttttttcaggatCTTGATGCCAGTTCATTAAGTGAAAACTCTGATTGGTTTGACCACAGTTCTGTTTCAGACCAGTTCAGTGTAGAGTTTGAAGTTGAGTCTATTTATTCAGAAGATTATAGCCATAATGAAGAAGGACAGGAGCTCACAGATGAAGATGATGAGGtacatgtttgttttgtttgggatcTTTTTTGACTCCGTGGGGTAAGAGGGGGAAGGAAACTTACAGGAATACTTCATGTTGAGATTCCAACGAGAAGTAACTCTTCAGGTTTATTTCAGGACTGCGTGTGCTATGTCACAAACTGCACCCAGTTGTTCATTAAAGCAAATTACATGCCTGTGCAGTTGGGTCACCATTATACACCCACCAGGCAGTAACCAGAACGGTGCTAAGGCTTTCCGTAGACTCTGAAACAGACTCTTGACAGTCTGGAAAAGTGTGTCTGTTTAACTTCGCTCACTAGCTGTTGGAGTCGATGGCAGCATGTGTACTTGAGTCTATGCCTACACTTTTAATTATAGAGGTATGTGTTGAGCTTTGACGACACTTTTAATACTGAATGAAAACTTTCCTAGTAACTCTTTGCAAAGGGAGATTTCTGAATCATTTGCCTCCATGAATATAGATGTTTCATAGAGATGCTGAAACACCATTTTAGAATTTTTCACTAGGAGGAAGAAGACCTTAAAATTGTGATTACCATCATTTTCAAGGGATCTAGATATCTGCAATGTCAGGAATGGAagtgggaaattatttttttctgggtcAGTTTTCTGTTACTTCAAAGTGGTGAAGAGGTGAATCAGCTCATGGCAAGATTGGTTAAGTACCAGAGGCAGAATTTGCCAGGGACATACACGATTGTGGTACTTGAAGGGCTGAACGGGAAAGACTGTACTGATGTACACCAGGTTATAGTGCTGTAGAGCTGCACCCTGAGATAAGACAGTGATTTGAAGGAAGAAAGGATTGAGATGTGCCCCTGCCCCCAGGAGCAGTGTTGAGAATTgaagaatggttgaggttggaaggggcctctggaggtcatcttacCCAACCCCCCTGGCTCAAGCAGAGCTGCTTGTCCAGGGCcatgtccagatgacttttgaatatctccaaggatggaggctccacagctGCTTAGGGCAACCTGTGCccgtgcttggtcaccctcacagtaaaaaagtgtctCCTGacgttcagacagaacctcctctGTTATAGTTTGTGCCAGTTGCCTCTGGTCCGGTCAccaggcaccactgaaaagagcctggctccgtctgctttacaccctcctttcaggtatttatacatgtTGATAAggtccctctgagccttctcttctctagactgaacaacggtcccagctctctcagcctttcctcatgtgagAGCtcctccaatcccttaatcatcttagtggcccttcgctggactctctccagtagctccgtATCTCTcatgtactgaggagcccagagctggacacagtgatccaggtgtggcctcagcagtgctgagcagagggggaaggTCACCTCCGGTCCAGGAAGGTTTTTCTTTAGGCTGTGTGTTACAAGCGTGAACAGAATTCTTTTCCCCCAAACCAGTCATCGGGTTTTGTGGAGTTACTTGCTAATAAAAATTAACGTATATGTGCTATTTATTACATTTGATTAAAAGTTTATCAGACTTTTAATTGAATGCCAAAAACCAGTTacatcaatactttttttttatttaaaccaggTATATCAGCTGACTATTTACCAGGATGAAGATAGTGATCCTGATTCATTTGATGAAGATCCAGAGATTTCTCTAGCTGTGAGTAAAAACTTGACTGGCAAAGCATCATAAGTTGGGTGAACTGACAGAGTAGATCAAGGAGTATAGATGAATTCTATTGttaccagtgattttttttttttaaattaaatcaactTTTTCTTGTACGCTTGAttccaaaacagtattttaattacTGAACATGTGACTATTAAGGaactttgatatttaaaaaaaaaattagtaagctTCCTAATCCGTTAAAAAAGAATACTAACTTACAGTTTCACTCATTCAATGGAAGGAAACTATTTGGAGCCTAAATCTGACTTTTTgcacaaaatgcaaaaaacccaaaaagttagtcatctatatttaaaaaattcttcctaTAAATCATAATACCTAGTTTTATTGTCCAACCTAAATGAAGGAATCTGTAGCATACAGATGTGAAGGTAAACCTATTTTCAGAACAGTACTGTAAAATTAATAGATTTTGAGGCTCTTTCTAAATTCTGTGAGACCATTCTTGAAGTGTGGGAAGAAATTCAGCAGTTTGAGGCAAAGTATGTAGACATATGTGAAAAAAGCACAAACTAGAATTAAAAAGCAGTGTATCTTTTCATTTGTACTTGCTTTTCAGAGTCGAAGCTTGAACAAAGCTGTTGTCCAAAACTGTCTgaaatgctccagtcccttgaTGGTCTGTAGGACTGAGGGATTTCACTATGTGTGTAAAACACAGGGCTAGCCACCATCTAAAAACATAGCACTGCTTGTGTGTGGAAAAATATGTCTGTATGTTATTTTTAGGAATTAAAATTGGTCTCTGAAGCTTTTGATGTCACTGATGTTGTTTAGGACTCCAACCAAAAAGTGCTTCGAATCTTCTAAAtaagttttgggttgttttttgttttcattccccCTGTGGCATGTATTATTTCTAAGAAGGGTCTTTCTCCTTAAAAATGAAGTGTATTTTTAATGAGATAGTGGCGTATTTTCAGTGGAGTGTACGGAGTAATCTCAGACAGTGATGcagcccttctttttttttaaatggccgatgttttctgttctctaaCACTACTGTGTTAGAGTGCCCTCACCCGGCTGTTTTGCACACCAACAGCTTAGCATCCCACAGGTGAAATGTCCCTTCAGTCTCGAATAGTTTCCATTTGAGAAGTCTATTGTTGAAAATAATGGGAATGGTGAccattttatcagaaaaaagtTTTTCATGAGGTTTTCTGAAGACTTTTGTGATCTGGTTTCTTCAATTTTGCCTAAGAAATAATAAATCATTATTCATTGTTCTACTGCAAGAAGGAAGTAAGTCAGAGAGTCTTTTGAAAATCAGACTATTTTAATTTAGAACCATAAAATGGGACCAAACACTGAATGGAATTTTTAGATTATATTGTTGATAGCTCAAGATAACTTATTATTTTGGCAGTAATAAATTGTTTATAATCTCTGAATACTTCGGTTGTAAGCATTCCAAGTAGCTTAAGCTGTTCCAACCTTTAATTCACTGAAGGATTATTGGAAGTGTCCTGAATGTAGCGAAATGAATCCTCCGCTACCACGACATTGCCACAGATGCTGGGCCCTTCGAGAGGACTGGCTTCCGGATGAAAAGAGTGATAAATTAGTAAAGAGCAAATTAGAAAGTTCCTTCCCCCTAGAGTCTGAAGAAGGTTTCGATGTGCCTGACTGCAAGAAAGTGAAAATGACTGAAGATAAAGAACCAGCTGTAGAGGAGAATGAGGATAAAGCAGTACAAATTTCCGAGTCCCAGGAAAGTGAAGATTATTCTCAGCCATCGACATCGAGCAGCATGTTTTGTAGCAGTCAGGAGGACTATAAGGAACCTGAGAAGAGAGAAATGCAAGACAAAGAGGAAAGCGTGGAATCCAGTCTGCCTGTTACCAGCATAGAGCCCTGCGTCATATGTCAGAGTAGACCGAAAAACGGCTGCATAGTACATGGCAAAACGGGACACCTCATGTCATGTTTTACGTGCGCAAGAAAACTTAAGAAGAGGAACAAACCCTGTCCGGTGTGCAGACAGCCCATACAAATGATTGTACTAACTTATTTTAGTTAGATGGATGTTGACTGGAAAGCAGCAAAAGGAACTTCATAAACTGGTTAAGAGAGTAAGAAACTATTTTTGTATGCTTattggaaaattaatattttgattcTCTCGACATTTGGTATGAAAAGTAATTCCTGAAATAAGTGCACTGGAGTTGTTAAGAGGTTAGCCGTATATTCCTAAGTCAGCTTGAAGATTTTAAATCCCTCTCAACAGAAATAACCGATTCCTGTAAACTGCCTGCCTTTCCAAGTGCTTTATGTTCTATACAAGTTAATGACATTTGTTTTACTGGattaaaaacacacattaaaaaCCCAAATTCAATGATTGTGAGAGGAGAGACATGTTGAAGAGTTCGTTAATGTGAGTTCCTCCTCTTAAGAAGATAGAAGGTTCTCCAGATTCTAGTATCTGTTGCCTGGTGAAGACACCAGGCTCAATCAGAACCCTCTGAATaagtcaataaaataaataaatagaatctTGTCTCCCTCGTTCCCAAAACTTAAATTCCTCCAAGTAACCAAATTATGGGGGAGATCTTACCAGGAAGCGATAGAAAATCATTTAAGGTTTTTGGAAATAGAAAAGGGTACTGTGTGTCTCTTGTGTTTATAGCATGCATCGTAAACCTCAGGGCTGTCTGTGTCCTGAGAAGTCATTGATCCAAGTTCAGTCTTACAGTTATCTCCTCAACATCCTGAGAAActggcttttaaaatgctttgtggGTTTGGAGGTCTGTACTATCCTGATGATTATTTTAGCAGTGTGAGAAAAGACTTGAACAGGCAAGATAAGTGAAGGAGATATTAGGGGACAATCTTACTCTTTTTCTGCACTTGTCTTTGACTTCAGTATAGCATGCAGCTTGATCATTAGATTCGCTTGAATAaaaatagtaaggaaaaaaagtcaacctCCATCTGCAGAAACAAATAAGCTGTGTAGTTCTAGTTCACACAGACATTCtttaaattcagtatttccaatctacacttttttttttatctgtatcACAAGAATTCTGAAAATCTGTCGCAAAGTGTTTGGTCTTGTTGGACCTGTCCTTTACTGCTTTTAGCTCTTTTCTCCTCACTGTACTTTGTCAAAAACTTTGTGAAACTTACCAGTTCCTTTATTGAGGAGTCCACTAACGGACTTAGTTCTGTGGTGTGTTCAGAGTAGGTAACATGAGTATATTTTCGTAAGCTAAGCTATCTTCAGGATGTAGTTAGATTACTCAGCTGAGCTGTTCTTCAGATGGAGAGTTTCTGTACCAGTGagttgtatttatttctttggaaaactaGATTACAAGAGGAGTTGTATGTTTTTAGCACCTTTTGATTTTACAGGTAGTTGCTGATCGTCTGCCCCATAGAGAATGGCCAATAAGTAGTGTCGGCGTCAGGGGAGTGCCAAGAATGGAGACATAGCCTAAATGCAGGAATTGTGCTGTGTTACCATCCTGCAAGCCAAGGTTAAACAG
This genomic interval from Calonectris borealis chromosome 1, bCalBor7.hap1.2, whole genome shotgun sequence contains the following:
- the MDM2 gene encoding E3 ubiquitin-protein ligase Mdm2 isoform X1, whose protein sequence is MCNTKMSSLTDAASVTASEQEALVKPKPLLLKLLKLAGAEKDTFTMKEVIFYLGQYIMSKQLYDEKQQHIVHCANDLLGDLFGVTSFSVKEHRRLYSMISRNLIAINQQESRLADTPEDDARFQLEEENVLKESMQELEEKQTSSNVTSRPTTSSRRRTHSESEENSSDDLHSDRRKRHKSDSISLTFDESLSWCVVSGLCRERSNSSDSTDSLSIPDLDASSLSENSDWFDHSSVSDQFSVEFEVESIYSEDYSHNEEGQELTDEDDEVYQLTIYQDEDSDPDSFDEDPEISLADYWKCPECSEMNPPLPRHCHRCWALREDWLPDEKSDKLVKSKLESSFPLESEEGFDVPDCKKVKMTEDKEPAVEENEDKAVQISESQESEDYSQPSTSSSMFCSSQEDYKEPEKREMQDKEESVESSLPVTSIEPCVICQSRPKNGCIVHGKTGHLMSCFTCARKLKKRNKPCPVCRQPIQMIVLTYFS
- the MDM2 gene encoding E3 ubiquitin-protein ligase Mdm2 isoform X2 — its product is MCNTKMSSLTDAASVTASEQEALVKPKPLLLKLLKLAGAEKDTFTMKEVIFYLGQYIMSKQLYDEKQQHIVHCANDLLGDLFGVTSFSVKEHRRLYSMISRNLIAINQQESRLADTPEDDARFQLEEENVLKESMQELEEKQTSSNVTSRPTTSSRRRTHSESENSSDDLHSDRRKRHKSDSISLTFDESLSWCVVSGLCRERSNSSDSTDSLSIPDLDASSLSENSDWFDHSSVSDQFSVEFEVESIYSEDYSHNEEGQELTDEDDEVYQLTIYQDEDSDPDSFDEDPEISLADYWKCPECSEMNPPLPRHCHRCWALREDWLPDEKSDKLVKSKLESSFPLESEEGFDVPDCKKVKMTEDKEPAVEENEDKAVQISESQESEDYSQPSTSSSMFCSSQEDYKEPEKREMQDKEESVESSLPVTSIEPCVICQSRPKNGCIVHGKTGHLMSCFTCARKLKKRNKPCPVCRQPIQMIVLTYFS
- the MDM2 gene encoding E3 ubiquitin-protein ligase Mdm2 isoform X3, which translates into the protein MKEVIFYLGQYIMSKQLYDEKQQHIVHCANDLLGDLFGVTSFSVKEHRRLYSMISRNLIAINQQESRLADTPEDDARFQLEEENVLKESMQELEEKQTSSNVTSRPTTSSRRRTHSESEENSSDDLHSDRRKRHKSDSISLTFDESLSWCVVSGLCRERSNSSDSTDSLSIPDLDASSLSENSDWFDHSSVSDQFSVEFEVESIYSEDYSHNEEGQELTDEDDEVYQLTIYQDEDSDPDSFDEDPEISLADYWKCPECSEMNPPLPRHCHRCWALREDWLPDEKSDKLVKSKLESSFPLESEEGFDVPDCKKVKMTEDKEPAVEENEDKAVQISESQESEDYSQPSTSSSMFCSSQEDYKEPEKREMQDKEESVESSLPVTSIEPCVICQSRPKNGCIVHGKTGHLMSCFTCARKLKKRNKPCPVCRQPIQMIVLTYFS